Proteins encoded in a region of the Xylocopa sonorina isolate GNS202 chromosome 1, iyXylSono1_principal, whole genome shotgun sequence genome:
- the LOC143426201 gene encoding kinesin-like protein KIF18A isoform X1 yields the protein MVFNKRDLAKAFSPSKAKKTTKRRFSSNGTKPSTSSVSRTNSDSQTCIKVIVRVRPRNEREHQSNSKTVIKVVDDKMLIFDPKEEENPFFYHGVAQKSRDLLKKQNKELQFIFDRIFDMPSNNTDVFEGSTKDLICNLLDGYNCSVFAYGATGAGKTHTMLGTSEDPGITYRTVAELFSEIEKQSDHREFNLGVTYLEVYNENVQDLLQKSGPLHLRDDGRCGVIVAGLKVIAIQNAEELLTLLARGNKNRTQHPTDANEESSRSHAVFQVYINIANKLDGQVRQVKLSMIDLAGSERASATGCKGPRFKEGANINKSLLALGNCINNLADGAKHITYRDSKLTRLLKDSLGGNCQTVMIANIAPSNFSYEDTYNTLRYADRAKKIKTHIKKNIISCEMHVTAYIKMVEEQKKEINYLKQKLLAFENGSNEPISQEPKDTVSTDPETDKYALNVSSKLVDLLQKKKSLNEKVLSLESADKILCCRIQYKKAADERLHNLTATVDALTSEEHNTSGKSRVNKSLHYFERQRDSLKIQIKAAWEDLCLVETEIQKLNAEIKLKKLNKLEDMIVLTTHEIEKSRLQQQCEHAKKVSSLQQCEMHSYYSMIKMMSTTLQNYYNMMSGYGTMTDTMKEEFKQLIKLLEGVRNIKWSDMETFSHEECFHSLTCLSVTQLMDPLNNAVPVYSLDPIDDENQANCNQDALNLTFNASCPETDKGFETRNISITTPEVINVNSNNCVKDSKADESRGQKFKTVNCTQDKPKKRTLSDKSNIKLIKTPIKQVRKISPKHKNAILSSLVAKGKENKHLPKTHVTSMSAKSIAILNKLKADNIKKNNLDMNMSDAALKIVREKERRGLMTTHPYQKPNGKEKSEPVSVPLSTRSAL from the coding sequence ATGGTGTTCAACAAAAGAGATTTAGCGAAAGCATTTTCACCGAGTAAAGCGAAAAAGACTACGAAGAGACGATTCTCCAGCAATGGAACGAAACCGAGCACATCTTCAGTGAGTCGAACCAACTCTGATTCCCAAACATGTATCAAAGTAATTGTAAGGGTACGACCGCGAAATGAACGCGAACATCAGAGTAATTCCAAAACTGTTATAAAAGTCGTTGATGATAAAATGCTAATCTTCGATCCGAAAGAGGAGGAGAATCCATTTTTTTATCACGGCGTGGCCCAAAAGAGTCGCGATTTGCTTAAAAAGCAAAATAAAGAATTGCAGTTCATTTTCGACAGAATATTTGACATGCCATCGAATAACACTGACGTATTCGAAGGGAGCACTAAAGATTTAATATGTAATCTTCTGGACGGCTATAATTGTTCTGTATTCGCGTATGGAGCTACTGGCGCTGGGAAAACGCACACTATGCTCGGTACCAGCGAAGATCCTGGTATTACGTATAGGACAGTGGCAGAATTATTTTCTGAAATCGAGAAACAAAGCGATCATCGTGAATTCAATTTAGGTGTAACGTACCTGGAGGTTTATAACGAGAATGTGCAAGATCTTTTACAGAAATCTGGACCGTTGCATTTGAGGGACGATGGTAGATGTGGGGTAATTGTTGCTGGCCTCAAAGTAATTGCCATTCAGAACGCCGAAGAGCTATTAACACTTTTAGCGAGGGGTAACAAAAATCGCACTCAACATCCTACCGACGCAAACGAAGAAAGCAGCAGAAGTCATGCTGTTTTTCAAGTTTATATTAACATTGCCAACAAATTGGACGGTCAAGTGCGACAAGTTAAGTTGTCTATGATTGATTTAGCTGGGTCTGAAAGAGCTTCGGCTACAGGTTGCAAAGGACCAAGGTTTAAAGAGGGTGCAAATATTAACAAGTCTCTATTGGCTCTAGGAAATTGTATCAATAATTTGGCAGATGGTGCAAAACATATAACATACAGAGATTCTAAATTGACCCGCCTTTTAAAAGACTCATTAGGTGGAAATTGTCAGACAGTTATGATAGCTAACATTGCACCTTCTAACTTTAGTTATGAAGACACGTATAATACATTAAGATACGCGGATAGAGCCAAAAAGATTAAAACACACATaaagaaaaatattatatcatgtgaAATGCATGTAACTGCATATATAAAAATGGTGGAGGAACAAAAGAAGGAAATAAATTATCTGAAGCAGAAATTATTAGCATTTGAAAATGGGTCCAATGAGCCAATATCCCAAGAACCAAAGGACACTGTAAGCACTGATCCAGAGACAGATAAATATGCTTTGAACGTTAGTAGTAAGTTAGTTGACTTACTGCAGAAAAAGAAAAGTTTAAATGAAAAAGTCCTTTCATTGGAAAGTGCAGACAAAATATTATGCTGTAGAATTCAGTATAAAAAAGCAGCAGATGAAAGATTGCACAATCTAACAGCAACTGTTGATGCTCTGACATCTGAAGAGCACAATACGAGTGGAAAATCAAGAGTTAATAAAtctttgcattattttgaacgACAAAGGGATTCCTTGAAAATACAAATTAAAGCAGCGTGGGAAGACCTTTGCTTAGTAGAGACTGAAATACAAAAGTTAAATGCGGAAATAAAATTGAAGAAACTTAATAAATTGGAAGATATGATTGTACTAACAACTCACGAAATAGAAAAGTCCAGATTACAACAGCAATGCGAACACGCAAAGAAAGTAAGCAGTCTTCAACAATGCGAAATGCATTCTTATTATTCAATGATTAAAATGATGAGTACAACATTACAAAATTATTATAACATGATGAGTGGATATGGAACAATGACAGACACAATGAAAGAAGAATTTAAACAATTAATCAAATTGTTAGAAGGAGTAAGAAATATTAAATGGTCAGACATGGAAACGTTCAGTCATGAGGAATGCTTTCATAGCTTGACTTGTCTCAGTGTAACTCAGTTAATGGATCCTCTCAACAATGCTGTACCTGTATACTCGCTAGATCCCATAGATGATGAAAATCAAGCTAATTGTAATCAAGATGCATTAAATCTAACATTTAATGCATCTTGTCCAGAAACAGATAAAGGATTCGAGACACGAAATATATCCATTACAACGCCTGAAGTTATAAATGTAAATTCTAACAACTGCGTAAAGGATTCTAAAGCTGATGAAAGTAGAGGACAGAAGTTTAAAACTGTAAATTGTACACAAGATAAGCCTAAGAAGCGTACGCTATCTGACAAAAGTAATATAAAACTAATAAAAACTCCTATTAAGCAAGTAAGAAAGATATCTCCCAAACATAAAAATGCTATACTGAGCTCGTTAGTAGCAAAAGGTAAAGAA
- the LOC143426201 gene encoding kinesin-like protein KIF18A isoform X2 has product MVFNKRDLAKAFSPSKAKKTTKRRFSSNGTKPSTSSVSRTNSDSQTCIKVIVRVRPRNEREHQSNSKTVIKVVDDKMLIFDPKEEENPFFYHGVAQKSRDLLKKQNKELQFIFDRIFDMPSNNTDVFEGSTKDLICNLLDGYNCSVFAYGATGAGKTHTMLGTSEDPGITYRTVAELFSEIEKQSDHREFNLGVTYLEVYNENVQDLLQKSGPLHLRDDGRCGVIVAGLKVIAIQNAEELLTLLARGNKNRTQHPTDANEESSRSHAVFQVYINIANKLDGQVRQVKLSMIDLAGSERASATGCKGPRFKEGANINKSLLALGNCINNLADGAKHITYRDSKLTRLLKDSLGGNCQTVMIANIAPSNFSYEDTYNTLRYADRAKKIKTHIKKNIISCEMHVTAYIKMVEEQKKEINYLKQKLLAFENGSNEPISQEPKDTVSTDPETDKYALNVSSKLVDLLQKKKSLNEKVLSLESADKILCCRIQYKKAADERLHNLTATVDALTSEEHNTSGKSRVNKSLHYFERQRDSLKIQIKAAWEDLCLVETEIQKLNAEIKLKKLNKLEDMIVLTTHEIEKSRLQQQCEHAKKVSSLQQCEMHSYYSMIKMMSTTLQNYYNMMSGYGTMTDTMKEEFKQLIKLLEGVRNIKWSDMETFSHEECFHSLTCLSVTQLMDPLNNAVPVYSLDPIDDENQANCNQDALNLTFNASCPETDKGFETRNISITTPEVINVNSNNCVKDSKADESRGQKFKTVNCTQDKPKKRTLSDKSNIKLIKTPIKQVRKISPKHKNAILSSLVAKGKENKHLPKTHVTSMSAKSIAILNKLKADNIKKNNLDMNMSDAALKIVREKERRGLMTTHPYQKPNGKEKNR; this is encoded by the coding sequence ATGGTGTTCAACAAAAGAGATTTAGCGAAAGCATTTTCACCGAGTAAAGCGAAAAAGACTACGAAGAGACGATTCTCCAGCAATGGAACGAAACCGAGCACATCTTCAGTGAGTCGAACCAACTCTGATTCCCAAACATGTATCAAAGTAATTGTAAGGGTACGACCGCGAAATGAACGCGAACATCAGAGTAATTCCAAAACTGTTATAAAAGTCGTTGATGATAAAATGCTAATCTTCGATCCGAAAGAGGAGGAGAATCCATTTTTTTATCACGGCGTGGCCCAAAAGAGTCGCGATTTGCTTAAAAAGCAAAATAAAGAATTGCAGTTCATTTTCGACAGAATATTTGACATGCCATCGAATAACACTGACGTATTCGAAGGGAGCACTAAAGATTTAATATGTAATCTTCTGGACGGCTATAATTGTTCTGTATTCGCGTATGGAGCTACTGGCGCTGGGAAAACGCACACTATGCTCGGTACCAGCGAAGATCCTGGTATTACGTATAGGACAGTGGCAGAATTATTTTCTGAAATCGAGAAACAAAGCGATCATCGTGAATTCAATTTAGGTGTAACGTACCTGGAGGTTTATAACGAGAATGTGCAAGATCTTTTACAGAAATCTGGACCGTTGCATTTGAGGGACGATGGTAGATGTGGGGTAATTGTTGCTGGCCTCAAAGTAATTGCCATTCAGAACGCCGAAGAGCTATTAACACTTTTAGCGAGGGGTAACAAAAATCGCACTCAACATCCTACCGACGCAAACGAAGAAAGCAGCAGAAGTCATGCTGTTTTTCAAGTTTATATTAACATTGCCAACAAATTGGACGGTCAAGTGCGACAAGTTAAGTTGTCTATGATTGATTTAGCTGGGTCTGAAAGAGCTTCGGCTACAGGTTGCAAAGGACCAAGGTTTAAAGAGGGTGCAAATATTAACAAGTCTCTATTGGCTCTAGGAAATTGTATCAATAATTTGGCAGATGGTGCAAAACATATAACATACAGAGATTCTAAATTGACCCGCCTTTTAAAAGACTCATTAGGTGGAAATTGTCAGACAGTTATGATAGCTAACATTGCACCTTCTAACTTTAGTTATGAAGACACGTATAATACATTAAGATACGCGGATAGAGCCAAAAAGATTAAAACACACATaaagaaaaatattatatcatgtgaAATGCATGTAACTGCATATATAAAAATGGTGGAGGAACAAAAGAAGGAAATAAATTATCTGAAGCAGAAATTATTAGCATTTGAAAATGGGTCCAATGAGCCAATATCCCAAGAACCAAAGGACACTGTAAGCACTGATCCAGAGACAGATAAATATGCTTTGAACGTTAGTAGTAAGTTAGTTGACTTACTGCAGAAAAAGAAAAGTTTAAATGAAAAAGTCCTTTCATTGGAAAGTGCAGACAAAATATTATGCTGTAGAATTCAGTATAAAAAAGCAGCAGATGAAAGATTGCACAATCTAACAGCAACTGTTGATGCTCTGACATCTGAAGAGCACAATACGAGTGGAAAATCAAGAGTTAATAAAtctttgcattattttgaacgACAAAGGGATTCCTTGAAAATACAAATTAAAGCAGCGTGGGAAGACCTTTGCTTAGTAGAGACTGAAATACAAAAGTTAAATGCGGAAATAAAATTGAAGAAACTTAATAAATTGGAAGATATGATTGTACTAACAACTCACGAAATAGAAAAGTCCAGATTACAACAGCAATGCGAACACGCAAAGAAAGTAAGCAGTCTTCAACAATGCGAAATGCATTCTTATTATTCAATGATTAAAATGATGAGTACAACATTACAAAATTATTATAACATGATGAGTGGATATGGAACAATGACAGACACAATGAAAGAAGAATTTAAACAATTAATCAAATTGTTAGAAGGAGTAAGAAATATTAAATGGTCAGACATGGAAACGTTCAGTCATGAGGAATGCTTTCATAGCTTGACTTGTCTCAGTGTAACTCAGTTAATGGATCCTCTCAACAATGCTGTACCTGTATACTCGCTAGATCCCATAGATGATGAAAATCAAGCTAATTGTAATCAAGATGCATTAAATCTAACATTTAATGCATCTTGTCCAGAAACAGATAAAGGATTCGAGACACGAAATATATCCATTACAACGCCTGAAGTTATAAATGTAAATTCTAACAACTGCGTAAAGGATTCTAAAGCTGATGAAAGTAGAGGACAGAAGTTTAAAACTGTAAATTGTACACAAGATAAGCCTAAGAAGCGTACGCTATCTGACAAAAGTAATATAAAACTAATAAAAACTCCTATTAAGCAAGTAAGAAAGATATCTCCCAAACATAAAAATGCTATACTGAGCTCGTTAGTAGCAAAAGGTAAAGAA